One segment of Campylobacter hominis ATCC BAA-381 DNA contains the following:
- a CDS encoding pyridoxine 5'-phosphate synthase, translating into MLLGVNIDHIAVLREARQVNDPDILMGMYAAIIGGADQITTHLREDRRHINENDVKDIINHSRVPVNLECSINEEIIDFVCKFRPHRATLVPEKREELTTEGGLNLSTAGLENIINRLKNEGIKVSLFIDTSRENIDIASELAVDCIELHTGTYANIFNMLNSNIALTKYSIKNYEKSREDLQNLLKDELANIKHLAAYAKGLGLKVAAGHGLNYQNVASLTKNSEIFELNIGQSIIARAIFVGMKTAVCEMKELIK; encoded by the coding sequence ATGCTTTTAGGTGTAAATATCGATCATATCGCAGTTTTAAGAGAAGCACGTCAAGTAAATGACCCTGATATTTTAATGGGAATGTATGCGGCGATTATTGGCGGTGCGGATCAAATCACTACGCATTTAAGGGAAGATAGAAGACATATAAATGAAAACGATGTCAAAGATATCATAAATCATAGCAGAGTTCCTGTAAATTTGGAATGTAGCATAAATGAAGAAATCATAGATTTTGTTTGCAAATTTCGTCCGCATAGAGCCACTTTGGTACCCGAAAAAAGAGAAGAGCTTACTACTGAAGGCGGATTAAATCTAAGCACCGCAGGACTTGAAAATATTATAAATCGCTTAAAAAACGAAGGAATTAAAGTCTCGCTTTTTATAGATACAAGCAGAGAAAATATAGACATTGCAAGCGAACTTGCAGTAGATTGCATCGAACTTCACACAGGAACTTATGCAAACATTTTTAATATGTTAAACTCAAATATCGCACTTACAAAATACAGCATCAAAAATTATGAAAAATCAAGAGAAGATTTACAAAATTTATTAAAGGACGAATTGGCAAATATAAAGCATTTAGCCGCATATGCAAAAGGTCTTGGTTTAAAAGTGGCTGCAGGTCACGGACTAAATTATCAAAACGTAGCAAGCCTTACAAAAAACAGTGAAATTTTTGAATTAAATATCGGTCAAAGCATAATTGCACGCGCAATTTTTGTAGGAATGAAAACGGCAGTTTGCGAAATGAAAGAGCTGATAAAATGA
- a CDS encoding Ppx/GppA phosphatase family protein, translating into MMLGIDLGSNTLRFALLDENFEILKSSESIVGSARGLKAGGKLAEDAKERILNALEKMSKIFDFSAPNVAVATEAFRMASNSDEFFKTVKSRFGLNFKIIDGINEAKFVRLAIENRLNKLEISHKNAVFIDLGGASTEISNTQNFKSFEFGIIRSLNQNDKIDEITANAVQFLQNLNPDKIILTSGVPTTMSALKFHQTYENYNPKLINGTKLNFKDFENFRQKIAEMDEKTAKIALGENRKDLIICGIILLESLLRNFANSEFIVIDDGLREGVCIAKMKNLI; encoded by the coding sequence ATGATGTTAGGAATTGATCTTGGTTCGAATACTTTACGTTTCGCACTTTTGGATGAAAATTTTGAAATTTTAAAAAGTTCAGAGTCTATAGTAGGATCTGCACGCGGTCTTAAAGCTGGTGGAAAGCTTGCAGAAGATGCTAAAGAGAGAATTTTAAACGCATTGGAAAAAATGAGTAAAATTTTTGATTTCAGCGCGCCAAACGTGGCTGTTGCCACGGAAGCTTTTCGCATGGCAAGTAATAGCGATGAGTTTTTTAAAACCGTAAAATCGCGCTTCGGTTTAAATTTTAAAATAATTGACGGCATAAATGAAGCGAAATTTGTTCGTCTTGCCATAGAAAACCGTCTCAATAAACTTGAAATTTCGCATAAAAATGCAGTTTTTATAGATCTTGGCGGAGCAAGCACCGAAATTTCAAATACACAAAATTTTAAAAGTTTTGAGTTCGGAATTATCCGTTCTTTAAATCAAAATGATAAAATCGATGAAATAACTGCAAACGCTGTGCAGTTTTTGCAAAATTTAAATCCTGATAAAATAATTTTAACTTCAGGCGTGCCGACTACAATGTCAGCTTTGAAATTTCATCAAACTTATGAGAATTATAATCCTAAACTCATAAATGGCACGAAGTTAAATTTTAAAGATTTTGAAAATTTCAGACAAAAAATAGCCGAAATGGATGAAAAAACCGCAAAAATTGCACTTGGCGAAAATAGAAAAGATTTAATAATATGCGGTATAATCCTGCTTGAATCGCTGCTTCGTAATTTCGCAAATAGCGAGTTTATCGTTATTGATGACGGACTTAGAGAAGGAGTTTGTATAGCAAAAATGAAAAATTTAATATAA
- the pdxA gene encoding 4-hydroxythreonine-4-phosphate dehydrogenase, with product MKLAISVGDINGVGIEIALKAHDEICKFCEPVYFINRELLNQAAEISGLNIPENFKIYEVGKNFKIKPGKVSKKSGKFSFLSFTKAVEQCKKGEFDAVCTLPINKEAWKKAGIKFVGHTDYLSVKFHKNAIMMLGCDELFTALFTDHTALKKVSSMIKTEKFAKFLLNLYKCTKFEKIGVLSFNPHASDNGVIGGSEEKKIKKAINKANNFLQHEIFFGPLVPDTAFTSQNLKNFNRIAAIYHDQGLTPLKSLFFEKSINVSLNLPIIRTSVDHGTAFDIAYKGVAKISSFIEAASWAVKLYETKNLKN from the coding sequence ATGAAACTTGCGATTAGCGTAGGTGATATAAACGGCGTCGGCATTGAAATCGCACTGAAAGCGCACGATGAAATTTGTAAATTTTGCGAACCCGTTTATTTTATAAATCGCGAACTTTTAAATCAGGCTGCCGAAATTTCGGGTTTAAATATACCTGAAAATTTTAAAATTTATGAAGTCGGAAAAAATTTTAAAATAAAACCTGGAAAAGTCAGTAAAAAAAGCGGAAAATTCTCATTTTTATCTTTTACAAAAGCCGTAGAACAATGCAAAAAAGGCGAATTTGACGCAGTTTGCACGTTACCGATAAATAAAGAAGCTTGGAAAAAAGCTGGCATAAAATTTGTAGGACATACAGATTATTTAAGCGTCAAATTTCACAAAAATGCAATTATGATGCTTGGTTGTGATGAACTTTTTACGGCGCTTTTTACAGATCACACGGCACTAAAAAAAGTAAGTTCCATGATAAAAACTGAAAAATTTGCTAAATTTTTATTAAATCTTTATAAATGCACAAAATTTGAAAAAATCGGGGTTCTATCATTTAATCCGCACGCAAGCGATAACGGTGTGATCGGTGGAAGCGAAGAAAAGAAAATCAAAAAAGCCATCAATAAAGCTAACAACTTTTTACAACACGAGATTTTCTTTGGTCCGCTGGTTCCGGATACCGCTTTTACATCACAAAATTTGAAAAATTTTAACCGCATAGCAGCGATTTATCACGATCAAGGTTTAACTCCGCTAAAATCACTATTTTTTGAAAAAAGTATAAATGTAAGTTTAAATTTACCTATAATTCGCACAAGCGTAGATCATGGAACCGCTTTTGATATCGCATACAAAGGTGTTGCTAAAATTTCAAGCTTTATTGAAGCTGCAAGTTGGGCTGTAAAATTATACGAAACTAAAAATTTGAAAAATTAA
- the glnA gene encoding type I glutamate--ammonia ligase: MGKFVSNVKEFFDFCDKNEVVFVDFRFTDMKGTWHHLSYNYKRLDKDFVDGIPFDGSSVEAWQPINKSDMILKPDIDTAFLDPFTSDVTVIVICDVYDIYKGKLYEKCPRSIAKKAEKYLKESGVGDTCYFGAENEFFIFDDVKIIDSINCAMYHVDSEEGAWNSGKDYKDGFNTGHRPGPKGGYFPVQPVDSMVDLRAEMVQVLEQVGLETFVCHHEAAQAQGEIGVKFSTLVEAADNVQKYKYVVKMVAHLNGKTATFMPKPLYGDNGSGMHTHQSIWKNGKNLFYKKGTYGNLSDIARWYIGGVLSHARSVSAFTNPSTNSYKRLIPGFEAPSILTYSCQNRSASCRIPFGAGENSVRAEMRFPDGTACPYLAFTAMLMAGLDGIKHKIEPVGPMDENLFELSLDEIRKKGIEQFPHTLRGSLEAVIRDNDYLKPVMTDLFIETYQHFKFETQVWPYEARPTAFEFATSYSC; this comes from the coding sequence ATGGGAAAATTTGTAAGTAACGTAAAAGAATTTTTTGATTTTTGCGATAAAAACGAAGTTGTATTTGTAGATTTTCGTTTCACAGATATGAAAGGTACATGGCATCATCTTTCTTATAATTATAAAAGATTAGATAAAGATTTCGTTGATGGAATTCCATTTGACGGAAGTTCTGTAGAAGCTTGGCAACCGATAAACAAATCCGACATGATCTTAAAACCTGATATTGATACGGCATTTTTGGATCCTTTTACTTCAGATGTTACGGTTATAGTTATTTGCGATGTTTATGATATTTATAAAGGAAAACTTTATGAAAAATGTCCGCGTTCAATAGCTAAAAAAGCTGAGAAATATTTAAAAGAAAGCGGAGTCGGGGATACTTGTTATTTCGGCGCTGAAAACGAATTTTTTATATTTGACGATGTAAAAATCATAGACAGTATAAACTGCGCCATGTATCATGTAGATAGTGAAGAAGGTGCTTGGAATAGTGGCAAAGACTACAAAGACGGCTTTAATACAGGTCACCGCCCCGGACCTAAAGGCGGATATTTTCCCGTTCAACCGGTAGATAGTATGGTAGATCTTAGGGCTGAAATGGTTCAAGTTTTAGAGCAGGTAGGACTTGAAACATTTGTGTGCCACCACGAAGCCGCACAAGCTCAAGGAGAAATCGGAGTAAAATTCAGCACTCTTGTAGAAGCAGCCGATAACGTGCAAAAATATAAATATGTAGTAAAAATGGTAGCTCATCTAAACGGAAAAACGGCTACATTTATGCCAAAGCCGCTCTACGGTGATAACGGAAGCGGAATGCATACACACCAATCAATTTGGAAAAACGGCAAAAATCTTTTCTACAAAAAAGGCACATATGGAAATTTAAGTGACATCGCAAGATGGTATATAGGCGGCGTTTTATCTCACGCAAGAAGCGTATCGGCTTTTACAAACCCAAGCACAAATAGTTACAAACGTTTAATTCCAGGCTTTGAAGCGCCAAGTATTTTGACATATTCCTGCCAAAATCGTTCTGCAAGTTGCAGAATTCCGTTCGGCGCCGGAGAAAACTCTGTAAGAGCGGAAATGCGTTTTCCTGACGGCACTGCTTGTCCGTATTTGGCATTTACAGCGATGCTTATGGCAGGACTTGACGGCATTAAACACAAAATAGAACCTGTAGGTCCTATGGATGAAAATCTTTTTGAATTAAGCCTTGATGAAATTCGTAAAAAAGGAATAGAACAATTCCCACACACATTGCGCGGCTCATTGGAGGCGGTTATTCGCGATAATGATTATTTAAAACCTGTGATGACAGATTTATTTATAGAAACTTATCAACATTTCAAATTTGAAACTCAAGTTTGGCCTTATGAAGCGCGCCCAACTGCATTTGAGTTTGCTACAAGCTATTCTTGCTAA
- a CDS encoding c-type cytochrome: MKIIKISFLLCFLAFSAYADDEKTYVFEAKGEFGEELKELIQKHSKDENVKINIYEKNQNVGDSRFLGTGINTNIKYTAEKGKKIFLEKCARCHGENGEKRAYGTSAKLKNIDAEAIAVRVAKYTSDFDFGGANKGLMQQIAARTSSTEVGYIIAYLKGENSYIFKSSREKNTEIQTSPTEHGTYLK; encoded by the coding sequence ATGAAAATTATTAAAATTTCATTTTTGTTATGTTTTTTAGCATTCAGTGCTTATGCAGATGATGAAAAAACTTATGTATTTGAAGCTAAAGGTGAGTTTGGCGAAGAATTAAAAGAGCTTATTCAAAAGCATAGTAAAGATGAAAATGTCAAAATAAATATATATGAAAAAAATCAAAATGTAGGCGATAGTCGCTTTTTAGGCACCGGAATAAATACAAATATCAAATACACAGCCGAAAAAGGTAAAAAAATATTTTTAGAAAAATGTGCAAGATGTCACGGTGAAAACGGCGAAAAACGTGCTTATGGAACTTCTGCAAAACTTAAAAATATAGATGCTGAGGCAATTGCGGTAAGAGTAGCAAAATATACATCGGATTTTGATTTTGGCGGAGCGAACAAAGGCCTTATGCAACAAATTGCAGCTAGAACAAGCTCAACTGAAGTAGGATATATAATCGCATATCTAAAAGGTGAAAATTCATATATTTTCAAAAGTTCACGAGAAAAAAATACGGAAATTCAAACAAGTCCGACTGAACATGGAACTTATCTAAAATAG
- a CDS encoding M16 family metallopeptidase — translation MRKILIFLFFITAIFGEDMKFKTDENLLHGSLENRLNYYIFKNQTPKNSAEIYMYVKAGSTNENDDEQGLAHFSEHMMFNGTKDFNKNELITKLESLGVKFGAELNGATSFDKTFYKIHIKNEGENIATALKVLRNMAFDGLFLQSDIDGEKGIIIEEERMRNGVGMRIFKQEIPYLFGKSIYSKRLPIGKMDIIKSATDEKLRNFYHKNYKPENISLICVGDFDEKVVKNLIKAEFSRDIKGAENLAPNRKIDFFNRFVLFNVYDNEIQNESVNVYFEDKFRGGIVDFESFKENIKMQYIRRLIDLISERRNANNESFYKIGFDNSNLFNQKELNIFTKNVLNGDFKGATSDIFSIMNGVRKFGFSKQDFDGAKSEFLSQNESFYAAKNTQNNSFYLHKIAQFLDDKSVILSNEDSYKFTKIALNEITLEDVNEKFRQITGNGGILVELISQKKLNEKESDYAKFLLAKPYDTQNLQKLPSALIDDSNLSVQKPIGEKSENGINIFEFANGVKVAHKEISDKKDEIYISAFKKGGFSNFENTKIARLAVMISNESGLGGFNNYETNIITANENFSLNKSLNDICVEYNSLSSKKDVSNALKAIFADIKNAKIDENATSRFRRVWIDENRKNMQNADFKFVKELNDFMWQNDPKKTYISENDVRNFTNRDLQKFLDENFKSAGFDFVIVGDISKNEVKKLAGKYIANLDGTQKRSEISDDGIRAISGRQNFKRKYLKENIAKTQIFLRNETKFSLKEAYILNALSEILNVKMRELVREENSLVYNISSGVKFKKLPYSEAVTVISFSSEPKNVDKIVQFLYSIFDELKTQKVNEKYLENFKKQKNVELAKNFQNPEFLQNMIKNSIILDEPFLNLEELEKLIQSINTDDIMRAAKVYLDTKNFLISTNTFEKTKF, via the coding sequence ATGCGTAAAATTTTAATTTTTTTATTTTTTATAACGGCTATTTTCGGAGAAGATATGAAGTTTAAAACGGATGAAAATTTATTGCACGGAAGTCTTGAGAATAGACTTAATTACTATATTTTTAAAAATCAAACCCCAAAAAATAGTGCTGAAATTTATATGTATGTAAAAGCAGGCTCTACAAACGAAAACGACGACGAGCAAGGGTTGGCACATTTTAGCGAGCATATGATGTTTAACGGCACGAAAGATTTTAATAAAAACGAGCTTATAACAAAACTTGAATCACTTGGTGTGAAATTTGGCGCCGAACTGAACGGCGCTACCAGTTTTGATAAGACATTTTATAAAATTCACATAAAAAATGAAGGTGAAAATATAGCCACAGCTTTGAAAGTATTGAGAAATATGGCATTTGACGGGCTTTTTCTACAAAGCGATATTGATGGCGAAAAAGGCATAATAATAGAAGAAGAACGTATGAGAAACGGCGTCGGTATGAGAATTTTTAAACAGGAAATTCCGTATCTTTTTGGAAAAAGCATATATTCAAAACGCCTTCCAATCGGCAAAATGGATATTATTAAAAGCGCAACCGATGAAAAACTTAGAAATTTCTACCACAAAAACTATAAGCCTGAAAATATAAGTCTGATTTGCGTTGGAGATTTTGATGAAAAAGTTGTCAAAAATCTTATAAAAGCCGAATTTTCGCGCGATATAAAAGGTGCCGAAAATCTTGCACCAAATCGCAAAATAGACTTTTTTAACCGCTTTGTGCTGTTTAACGTATATGACAACGAAATACAGAACGAGAGCGTAAATGTTTATTTTGAAGATAAATTTCGTGGCGGTATTGTGGATTTTGAAAGTTTTAAAGAGAATATCAAAATGCAATATATAAGGCGTTTAATCGATCTTATAAGCGAGAGACGAAATGCGAATAATGAAAGTTTTTATAAAATCGGTTTTGACAATTCAAATTTATTTAATCAAAAAGAGTTGAATATTTTTACAAAAAATGTTTTAAACGGCGATTTTAAAGGCGCTACGAGCGATATTTTCAGCATAATGAACGGCGTTAGAAAATTCGGCTTCAGCAAACAGGATTTTGACGGCGCAAAAAGTGAATTTCTGTCACAAAACGAAAGTTTTTATGCGGCTAAAAATACGCAAAACAATTCATTTTATCTTCATAAAATAGCGCAATTTCTGGACGATAAAAGTGTGATTTTAAGTAATGAAGATAGTTATAAATTCACCAAGATTGCGCTTAATGAAATAACTCTTGAAGATGTAAATGAAAAATTTCGTCAAATAACAGGTAATGGTGGAATTTTGGTTGAACTTATTTCACAAAAAAAACTGAATGAAAAAGAGAGCGATTATGCCAAATTTTTACTTGCTAAACCTTATGATACACAAAACCTGCAAAAATTACCAAGCGCGCTTATAGATGATTCGAATTTAAGCGTGCAAAAGCCTATTGGTGAAAAAAGTGAAAACGGAATAAATATTTTTGAGTTTGCAAATGGAGTAAAAGTGGCACATAAGGAAATTTCAGATAAAAAAGATGAAATTTATATCAGCGCTTTTAAAAAAGGCGGATTCAGTAATTTTGAAAATACAAAAATAGCCAGGCTTGCCGTAATGATTTCAAATGAAAGCGGGCTTGGCGGTTTTAACAATTATGAAACAAATATAATTACGGCAAATGAAAATTTCAGCCTGAATAAATCTTTAAACGATATTTGTGTTGAATATAATTCTCTTTCAAGCAAAAAAGATGTGTCGAATGCTTTAAAAGCAATATTTGCGGATATTAAAAATGCCAAAATCGACGAAAACGCAACGTCGCGTTTCAGACGGGTTTGGATTGATGAAAATAGAAAAAATATGCAAAATGCGGACTTTAAGTTTGTAAAAGAGTTAAATGATTTTATGTGGCAAAATGATCCTAAAAAAACTTATATAAGCGAAAATGATGTGAGAAATTTCACAAACAGAGATTTGCAAAAATTTTTGGATGAGAATTTTAAAAGTGCCGGATTTGATTTTGTAATAGTCGGCGATATAAGTAAAAATGAAGTAAAAAAATTGGCCGGAAAATATATAGCAAACCTTGATGGCACACAAAAACGCAGCGAAATTTCAGATGATGGAATTAGGGCGATAAGCGGCAGACAAAATTTTAAACGAAAATATCTAAAAGAAAATATTGCAAAAACTCAAATTTTCTTACGAAATGAAACAAAATTCAGTCTGAAAGAAGCTTATATTTTAAATGCGTTAAGTGAAATTTTAAATGTAAAAATGAGAGAGCTTGTACGTGAAGAAAACTCTTTGGTTTATAATATTTCAAGCGGTGTCAAGTTTAAAAAACTTCCTTATAGCGAAGCTGTAACGGTAATAAGTTTTTCGAGTGAACCGAAAAACGTAGATAAAATCGTGCAATTTCTGTACTCTATTTTTGATGAATTAAAGACACAAAAAGTTAATGAAAAATACCTTGAAAATTTTAAAAAGCAAAAAAATGTGGAATTAGCCAAAAATTTTCAAAATCCGGAATTTTTGCAAAATATGATAAAAAATTCCATCATTTTGGATGAACCGTTTTTAAATTTGGAAGAGCTTGAAAAGCTTATACAAAGCATAAACACGGATGATATAATGCGTGCTGCAAAAGTTTATTTGGACACGAAAAATTTTCTTATTTCAACTAATACATTTGAAAAAACGAAATTTTAA
- a CDS encoding major outer membrane protein produces MKLLKLSLVAALAAGALATTASAVPLEEAIKDVDVSGFMRLRYTADEADKSVNNEKKKVSDAKWNIKSVIDFKAKVDDNFFAVAGVRYGNDGGATEYGYNSGNGNFGDGVYNNTADDQFDMYRAYIGYTVGNTTVQLGRQNVFSFFTDDMYGDGLFVLNSDIQGLTLGALWMDALEQDGDISSNGLDAGELLEDPALKGQDAIHALTGKRVTDHDLYGVGAIGSYDPVSFQLWYAYLNDVVGLFAVELGANFDVNDDVTVGLKGQYGFANFDNDFADTIGVDDSNFFGFEASANIDFFDMSAGYVNYSASDDESVSLSSFEDSGSFIKAGEELVDYALYEGKNDYWFVTAGVTIPDTGLRIGADYVDGSFGEDGDYDASEVVARIDYKYNEKLKFKTWYSYIDQDSGDDDNRFRFEAKYSF; encoded by the coding sequence ATGAAACTATTAAAACTTAGTTTAGTTGCAGCTCTTGCTGCAGGTGCTCTTGCTACAACTGCAAGCGCTGTTCCACTAGAAGAAGCTATCAAAGATGTAGATGTAAGCGGATTTATGCGTTTACGATATACAGCTGATGAGGCTGATAAATCTGTAAACAATGAGAAAAAAAAGGTGTCTGATGCTAAATGGAATATCAAATCTGTAATTGATTTCAAAGCAAAAGTTGATGATAATTTCTTTGCAGTAGCAGGTGTAAGATATGGTAACGACGGCGGTGCTACAGAGTATGGATACAATAGCGGTAATGGAAACTTTGGTGATGGTGTTTATAATAATACTGCAGATGATCAATTTGATATGTATAGAGCATATATCGGATATACAGTAGGTAATACTACAGTTCAACTAGGTCGCCAAAATGTATTTTCATTCTTTACAGATGATATGTATGGTGACGGTTTGTTTGTTCTAAACAGTGATATCCAAGGTTTAACTCTAGGTGCTTTATGGATGGATGCTCTTGAGCAAGATGGTGATATAAGTTCAAATGGCTTAGATGCAGGGGAATTACTTGAAGATCCAGCTCTTAAAGGACAAGATGCGATTCATGCTTTAACAGGAAAAAGAGTTACAGATCACGATTTATATGGTGTAGGTGCTATCGGCTCTTATGATCCTGTATCTTTCCAACTTTGGTATGCATATTTGAACGATGTAGTAGGCTTGTTTGCTGTTGAACTAGGTGCAAATTTTGATGTAAATGATGACGTTACAGTCGGTTTAAAAGGTCAATATGGATTTGCAAATTTTGACAATGATTTTGCCGATACAATAGGAGTAGATGATTCTAATTTCTTCGGCTTTGAAGCTTCTGCAAATATTGATTTCTTTGATATGTCAGCCGGCTATGTAAATTACTCTGCAAGCGATGATGAGAGTGTAAGTTTAAGTTCATTTGAAGATAGTGGAAGCTTTATCAAAGCTGGTGAAGAACTAGTTGATTATGCACTATATGAAGGTAAAAATGATTACTGGTTTGTAACAGCAGGCGTTACTATCCCTGATACAGGTTTAAGAATCGGTGCTGATTATGTGGATGGCTCATTCGGAGAAGATGGTGATTATGATGCATCAGAAGTTGTTGCAAGAATTGATTACAAATACAATGAAAAACTTAAATTCAAAACATGGTATTCATACATTGATCAAGATAGTGGCGATGATGACAATAGATTCAGATTTGAAGCAAAATACAGTTTCTAA
- a CDS encoding GatB/YqeY domain-containing protein gives MLREQILEDIKSAMKSGDTFKRDALRMVNAALKQVEVDERIKLSDERVISILQKEIKSRVDSVEAYKKGGRDDLVKKEQGEIELIKTYLPAELSDDGLKDEIKKIISETGACGMKFMGEVMKLAKERIGTKVSGKRLSEAVKKYLA, from the coding sequence ATGTTAAGAGAGCAAATTTTAGAAGATATAAAATCTGCGATGAAATCAGGCGACACTTTTAAAAGAGACGCATTAAGAATGGTAAATGCAGCGCTTAAACAGGTTGAGGTTGATGAAAGAATAAAATTAAGCGACGAAAGAGTTATTTCTATTTTACAAAAAGAGATAAAAAGCAGAGTCGATTCTGTTGAAGCTTATAAAAAAGGCGGAAGAGATGATTTGGTTAAAAAAGAGCAAGGTGAAATAGAATTAATAAAAACATATTTGCCGGCTGAGTTAAGCGATGATGGATTAAAAGATGAGATCAAAAAAATCATTTCAGAAACCGGCGCTTGCGGTATGAAATTCATGGGTGAAGTTATGAAACTTGCAAAAGAGCGAATCGGCACAAAAGTTAGCGGAAAAAGACTTAGCGAAGCTGTAAAAAAATATCTGGCATAA